In the Athene noctua chromosome 25, bAthNoc1.hap1.1, whole genome shotgun sequence genome, one interval contains:
- the GPATCH8 gene encoding G patch domain-containing protein 8 isoform X1, protein MADRFSRFNEDRDFQGNHFDQYEEGHLEIEQASLDKPIESDNIGHRLLQKHGWKLGQGLGKSLQGRTDPIPIVVKYDVMGMGRMEMELDYAEDATERRRVLEVEKEDTEELRQKYKDYVDKEKAIAKALEDLRANFYCELCDKQYQKHQEFDNHINSYDHAHKQEGTQDYCETGTIADVLKANPSNFGVQITRRLKDLKQREFARNVSSRSRKDERKQEKALRRLHELAEQRRQPECAPGSGPMFRTTTVAVDEEGGDDDDSAANSSSFIQTASGQATEMTMDRGFLNTGQVGGTVMPSQMPTQTAQAISFGIKNALGTPLQKIGVSFSFAKKTPVKLETIASVFKDHVEESSSADGAKADERGSSDAGNLLKSGEGESTNNSDGKAEEDDQHDKDSGSLATTLSKLKKMRREDGPMAVEPEYYHYIPPAHCKVKPNFQFLLFMKSTEQMEAENVNKKTTHETKKGNSPKPKPGKHTEKAAESTGQQKEQSTTETAAQQSKTELKEGLENASMQESKHLAESNLPEPDTTKEVAQPVPGCKDASEGPKHPTGPFFPVLSKDESTTLQWPSELLIFTKAEPSVSYSCNPLYFDFKLSRNKDAKGKGAEKSKDPGGLCKENVQSTESGEINKPKEAESAANSSALKMENKSLSTCGSQNKQESSLVSLGKGEGEDSSKCITGKSKRSHKHKKKKKHKKSSKHKRKHKEEADEKGRKTDLGEEKPKKRKRHRHKKGKSCLSTESERALKTELSEDCSHFQKKKRCSQESQRKSLSAEEGSSGKKEDGGILCQEHGSKKHKADLQQLPALRRRCSAPSLGRISRRSRQSSGDYDSDEGSHRKHCRQKSPSQYSDDYDSGSDHSRSRSRSGRRHSSPRSYSSSSDASSDHSRYSRRRSYSDDSYSDYSDRSRCHSKRSHDSEDDSDYNSSNHRSKRHKYSSSEDDYSSSRSRSRSRSRSRTHPRGRSRSRSRGRTRSSSCSRSRSKRRSRSVTGRSWKRSRSYSRDRSRSTRSHSQRSLSRKGSRGHESPEERRSGRRDFIRSKIYRSQSPHYFRTGRSEGSLLKKEDGRGEDLKGSGSLSQNSSSSGTGRVSEGDCSPEERNSVTAKLLLEKIQSRKVEKKPCVPEEMLAGANKVGIKLKDPPQGYFGPKLPPSLGNKPVLPLIGKLPTVRKPNAKRYEESGLERGEDQELSDSEDVSQGIEEAQLGGQSLLEEVVMVIQDKPLDEQKRDEPAVEMPSIPLEAPALPECFGSGDLVMPHNFLSDPSDGDGLEPIDGGNQPVPVETSMMPLVPDVEHFPGYVPQSGEPSIEGDREGGEDSSLAPLESQPITFTPEEMEKYSKLQQAAQQHIQQQLLAKQVKAFPASAALAPAAPALQPIHIQQPAAASATSITTVQHAILQHHAAAAAAAIGIHPHPHPQPLAQVHHIPQPHLTPISLSHLTHSIIPGHPATFLASHPIHIIPASAIHPGPFTFHPVPHALYPTLLAPRPAAAAAATALHLHPLLHPIFSGQDLQHPPSHGT, encoded by the exons GGAGGACAGATCCCATCCCTATCGTCGTCAAGTACGATGTCATGGGCATGGGGCGGATGGAGATGGAG ctTGACTATGCCGAAGATGCCACTGAGCGGAGGCGTGTACTGGAGGTGGAGAAAGAAGACACCGAGGAGCTGAGACAGAAATACAAG gaTTATGTTGATAAAGAAAAGGCAATTGCCAAGGCTTTGGAAGACCTCAGAGCAAACTTCTACTGTGAACTCTGTGACAAGCAGTATCAAAAGCATCAAGAGTTTGACAACCACATAAACTCTTACGATCATGCTCACAAGCAG GAAGGAACTCAGGATTATTGCGAAACAGGGACGATAG CTGATGTATTGAAAGCAAACCCTTCTAATTTTGGAGTCCAGATCACAAGA AGGTTGAAAGATCTCAAGCAAAGGGAGTTTGCTCGCAATGTCTCTTCAAGATCACGTAAAGATGAAAGGAAGCAGGAGAAAGCCCTCCGGCGTCTGCACGAACTGGCTGAGCAGAGGAGGCAGCCTGAATG TGCTCCTGGAAGTGGACCCATGTTCAGAACCACCACGGTGGCTGTGGATGAGGAGGGTGGAGATGATGACGATTCTGCAGCCAACAGCAGCTCTTTCATCCAGACGGCTTCTGGTCAGGCTACAGAGATGACTATGGACAGAGGTTTCCTAAACACTGGACAGGTCGGTGGCACTGTTATGCCAAGCCAGATGCCCACACAGACGGCGCAGGCCATCAGCTTTGGCATTAAGAACGCTTTGGGAACTCCACTGCAGAAGATAGGTGTGtcattttcatttgcaaagaAGACCCCAGTAAAGCTTGAGACCATAGCTTCTGTTTTCAAGGACCACGTGGAAGAATCAAGTTCTGCAGATGGAGCAAAAGCTGATGAGAGAGGGTCATCAGATGCAGGGAATCTGCTGAAATCTGGTGAGGGCGAAAGCACAAATAATTCTGATGGCAAGGCAGAGGAAGATGACCAACATGACAAAGATAGTGGATCTCTAGCCACTACGTTATCTAAACTAAAAAAGATGAGACGAGAAGATGGACCAATGGCAGTTGAACCAGAATACTACCACTATATTCCCCCAGCCCACTGTAAAGTAAAGCCTAATTTTCAATTCCTGCTTTTCATGAAGTCTACCGAACAAATGGAAGCTGAAAATGTGAACAAAAAAACCACGCATGAAACTAAAAAGGGTAATTCTCCAAAACCCAAACCGGGAAAGCACACAGAGAAGGCTGCTGAGAGCACGGggcagcagaaggagcagagtACTACTGaaactgcagctcagcagagcaaAACAGAGCTAAAAGAAGGCCTAGAAAATGCAAGTATGCAGGAGAGCAAGCATCTTGCAGAGAGCAATCTCCCCGAGCCAGACACTACTAAAGAAGTCGCTCAGCCTGTCCCGGGCTGTAAAGATGCCTCTGAAGGACCAAAGCATCCAACCGGACCCTTTTTTCCCGTTCTGAGTAAAGATGAGAGCACGACTCTCCAGTGGCCTTCAGAACTTCTCATATTTACCAAAGCAGAACCATCGGTTTCATACAGCTGTAACCCCCTCTATTTTGATTTCAAGCTTTCTCGTAACAAAGATGCTAAAGGTAAAGGGGCAGAGAAATCTAAGGATCCAGGGGGTCTTTGTAAAGAAAACGTTCAGAGCACAGAATCTGGTGAGATAAACAAACCCAAGGAGGCAGAAAGTGCAGCTAACAGTTCTGctctaaaaatggaaaacaaatctCTGTCCACCTGTGGCTCCCAGAACAAGCAGGAGTCCAGTTTGGTGAGCCTTGgtaagggagagggagaggacaGTAGTAAATGCATAACTGGTAAGAGTAAAAGGTctcacaaacacaaaaagaaaaagaagcacaaaaAGTCCAGCAAACACAAACGTAAACACAAGGAGGAAGCTGATGAGAAGGGCCGAAAAACTGACCTGGGGGAAGAGAAACCCAAGAAACGGAAAAGACACAGACACAAAAAGGGCAAATCCTGTCTTTCTACTGAATCGGAACGAGCACTAAAAACTGAATTGTCTGAAGATTGTAgccatttccagaagaaaaagcgGTGCTCTCAGGAGTCCCAGAGGAAGTCTCTGTCTGCTGAAGAGGGAAGTAGCGGTAAAAAAGAGGATGGTGGTATCCTCTGCCAAGAGCATGGCAGCAAAAAACACAAGGCTGACCTGCAGCAGTTGCCTGCTCTGAGGAGACGGTGTTCggccccttccctgggcaggatCAGCCGCAGGAGCCGGCAGAGCAGCGGGGACTACGACAGCGACGAGGGCTCTCACAGGAAGCACTGCCGGCAGAAATCCCCCTCGCAGTACAGCGACGACTACGACTCTGGCAGCGACCACTCCAGGAGCCGCTCCAGGTCGGGGCGCAGACACTCCTCTCCCCGCTCCTATTCCAGCAGCTCCGATGCCTCCTCGGACCACAGCCGGTACAGCCGCCGCAGAAGTTACTCGGACGACAGCTACAGCGATTACAGTGACCGCTCAAGGTGCCATTCAAAGCGGTCCCACGACTCGGAGGATGACTCCGACTACAACAGCTCCAACCACAGATCGAAGCGGCACAAGTACTCGTCTTCTGAAGATGACTACAGCTCGAGCAGGAGCAGGTCAAGGAGTCGAAGCAGGAGCCGAACTCACCCTCGAGGCAGGTCACGATCAAGGAGCCGGGGCAGAACacgcagcagcagctgcagccgcAGTCGAAGCAAGAGGAGAAGCCGAAGCGTGACGGGGCGCAGCTGGAAGCGGAGCCGCAGCTACAGCAGGGACCGCAGCCGCAGCACGAGGAGCCACTCCCAGAGATCTCTCTCACGAAAGGGCTCTCGAGGCCACGAGAGCCCTGAAGAGAGGAGATCTGGGAGAAGAGACTTTATCAGGTCCAAAATCTATCGCTCACAATCTCCTCACTATTTCCGCACAGGCCGAAGTGAAGGATCATTGCTGAAGAAAGAGGATGGCAGAGGAGAGGATCTGAAAGGATCTGGCTCGCTCtcccaaaacagcagcagctctggcacagggAGGGTCTCAGAAGGTGACTGCAGTCCAGAGGAGAGAAACTCCGTCACTGCAAAACTTCTCTTGGAAAAGATTCAATCCAGGAAGGTTGAGAAGAAGCCCTGCGTTCCTGAAGAGATGCTGGCAGGGGCAAACAAGGTGGGCATAAAACTCAAAGATCCTCCCCAGGGCTACTTTGGCCCAAAACTTCCTCCTTCCTTAGGCAACAAACCGGTTCTCCCCTTAATTGGGAAACTGCCAACCGTTCGAAAACCAAACGCCAAAAGATACGAAGAGTCTGGCTTGGAGAGGGGTGAGGATCAAGAGCTGTCGGATTCTGAGGATGTTTCCCAAGGCATTGAGGAGGCTCAGTTGGGCGGCCAGTCCCTCCTGGAGGAGGTGGTGATGGTAATTCAGGACAAACCTCTGGATGAGCAGAAACGTGATGAACCTGCCGTGGAAATGCCGTCCATTCCCCTCGAAGCGCCAGCGCTCCCCGAGTGCTTTGGCTCTGGGGATCTGGTCATGCCGCACAACTTCCTCTCAGATCCGAGCGATGGCGATGGGCTAGAACCTATCGACGGGGGCAACCAGCCGGTCCCAGTGGAAACCAGTATGATGCCCTTGGTTCCAGATGTTGAACACTTTCCTGGCTACGTGCCTCAGAGTGGGGAGCCGAGCATCGAAGGGGATCGGGAAGGAGGCGAAGATTCCTCTCTGGCACCGCTCGAGAGCCAGCCGATCACTTTTACACctgaagaaatggagaaatacAGCAAGCTGCAGCAAGCTGCTCAGCAGCACATTCAGCAGCAACTTCTGGCAAAGCAGGTCAAGGCCTTCCCTGCCTCGGCGGCCCTGGCGCCGGCAGcgcctgccctgcagcccatcCACATTCAGCAGCCGGCGGCAGCCTCGGCCACGTCCATCACCACGGTGCAGCACGCCATCCTGCAGCACcacgctgccgccgccgctgccgccatcggcatccaccctcacccccacccccagcctctcGCTCAGGTTCATCATATACCCCAGCCCCACTTGACGCCTATTTCATTATCCCACTTGACCCACTCGATTATTCCAGGGCACCCCGCTACGTTTCTAGCCAGCCACCCCATCCACATCATTCCGGCGTCAGCTATCCATCCAGGCCCCTTCACTTTTCATCCGGTTCCTCACGCTCTTTACCCAACCCTTCTTGCCCCGAGacccgctgctgctgcagctgccacagcGTTACATCTTCACCCTTTGCTGCACCCTATTTTCTCAGGACAGGACTTGCAGCACCCACCCAGTCATGGCACATGA
- the GPATCH8 gene encoding G patch domain-containing protein 8 isoform X3, with protein sequence MGMGRMEMELDYAEDATERRRVLEVEKEDTEELRQKYKDYVDKEKAIAKALEDLRANFYCELCDKQYQKHQEFDNHINSYDHAHKQEGTQDYCETGTIADVLKANPSNFGVQITRRLKDLKQREFARNVSSRSRKDERKQEKALRRLHELAEQRRQPECAPGSGPMFRTTTVAVDEEGGDDDDSAANSSSFIQTASGQATEMTMDRGFLNTGQVGGTVMPSQMPTQTAQAISFGIKNALGTPLQKIGVSFSFAKKTPVKLETIASVFKDHVEESSSADGAKADERGSSDAGNLLKSGEGESTNNSDGKAEEDDQHDKDSGSLATTLSKLKKMRREDGPMAVEPEYYHYIPPAHCKVKPNFQFLLFMKSTEQMEAENVNKKTTHETKKGNSPKPKPGKHTEKAAESTGQQKEQSTTETAAQQSKTELKEGLENASMQESKHLAESNLPEPDTTKEVAQPVPGCKDASEGPKHPTGPFFPVLSKDESTTLQWPSELLIFTKAEPSVSYSCNPLYFDFKLSRNKDAKGKGAEKSKDPGGLCKENVQSTESGEINKPKEAESAANSSALKMENKSLSTCGSQNKQESSLVSLGKGEGEDSSKCITGKSKRSHKHKKKKKHKKSSKHKRKHKEEADEKGRKTDLGEEKPKKRKRHRHKKGKSCLSTESERALKTELSEDCSHFQKKKRCSQESQRKSLSAEEGSSGKKEDGGILCQEHGSKKHKADLQQLPALRRRCSAPSLGRISRRSRQSSGDYDSDEGSHRKHCRQKSPSQYSDDYDSGSDHSRSRSRSGRRHSSPRSYSSSSDASSDHSRYSRRRSYSDDSYSDYSDRSRCHSKRSHDSEDDSDYNSSNHRSKRHKYSSSEDDYSSSRSRSRSRSRSRTHPRGRSRSRSRGRTRSSSCSRSRSKRRSRSVTGRSWKRSRSYSRDRSRSTRSHSQRSLSRKGSRGHESPEERRSGRRDFIRSKIYRSQSPHYFRTGRSEGSLLKKEDGRGEDLKGSGSLSQNSSSSGTGRVSEGDCSPEERNSVTAKLLLEKIQSRKVEKKPCVPEEMLAGANKVGIKLKDPPQGYFGPKLPPSLGNKPVLPLIGKLPTVRKPNAKRYEESGLERGEDQELSDSEDVSQGIEEAQLGGQSLLEEVVMVIQDKPLDEQKRDEPAVEMPSIPLEAPALPECFGSGDLVMPHNFLSDPSDGDGLEPIDGGNQPVPVETSMMPLVPDVEHFPGYVPQSGEPSIEGDREGGEDSSLAPLESQPITFTPEEMEKYSKLQQAAQQHIQQQLLAKQVKAFPASAALAPAAPALQPIHIQQPAAASATSITTVQHAILQHHAAAAAAAIGIHPHPHPQPLAQVHHIPQPHLTPISLSHLTHSIIPGHPATFLASHPIHIIPASAIHPGPFTFHPVPHALYPTLLAPRPAAAAAATALHLHPLLHPIFSGQDLQHPPSHGT encoded by the exons ATGGGCATGGGGCGGATGGAGATGGAG ctTGACTATGCCGAAGATGCCACTGAGCGGAGGCGTGTACTGGAGGTGGAGAAAGAAGACACCGAGGAGCTGAGACAGAAATACAAG gaTTATGTTGATAAAGAAAAGGCAATTGCCAAGGCTTTGGAAGACCTCAGAGCAAACTTCTACTGTGAACTCTGTGACAAGCAGTATCAAAAGCATCAAGAGTTTGACAACCACATAAACTCTTACGATCATGCTCACAAGCAG GAAGGAACTCAGGATTATTGCGAAACAGGGACGATAG CTGATGTATTGAAAGCAAACCCTTCTAATTTTGGAGTCCAGATCACAAGA AGGTTGAAAGATCTCAAGCAAAGGGAGTTTGCTCGCAATGTCTCTTCAAGATCACGTAAAGATGAAAGGAAGCAGGAGAAAGCCCTCCGGCGTCTGCACGAACTGGCTGAGCAGAGGAGGCAGCCTGAATG TGCTCCTGGAAGTGGACCCATGTTCAGAACCACCACGGTGGCTGTGGATGAGGAGGGTGGAGATGATGACGATTCTGCAGCCAACAGCAGCTCTTTCATCCAGACGGCTTCTGGTCAGGCTACAGAGATGACTATGGACAGAGGTTTCCTAAACACTGGACAGGTCGGTGGCACTGTTATGCCAAGCCAGATGCCCACACAGACGGCGCAGGCCATCAGCTTTGGCATTAAGAACGCTTTGGGAACTCCACTGCAGAAGATAGGTGTGtcattttcatttgcaaagaAGACCCCAGTAAAGCTTGAGACCATAGCTTCTGTTTTCAAGGACCACGTGGAAGAATCAAGTTCTGCAGATGGAGCAAAAGCTGATGAGAGAGGGTCATCAGATGCAGGGAATCTGCTGAAATCTGGTGAGGGCGAAAGCACAAATAATTCTGATGGCAAGGCAGAGGAAGATGACCAACATGACAAAGATAGTGGATCTCTAGCCACTACGTTATCTAAACTAAAAAAGATGAGACGAGAAGATGGACCAATGGCAGTTGAACCAGAATACTACCACTATATTCCCCCAGCCCACTGTAAAGTAAAGCCTAATTTTCAATTCCTGCTTTTCATGAAGTCTACCGAACAAATGGAAGCTGAAAATGTGAACAAAAAAACCACGCATGAAACTAAAAAGGGTAATTCTCCAAAACCCAAACCGGGAAAGCACACAGAGAAGGCTGCTGAGAGCACGGggcagcagaaggagcagagtACTACTGaaactgcagctcagcagagcaaAACAGAGCTAAAAGAAGGCCTAGAAAATGCAAGTATGCAGGAGAGCAAGCATCTTGCAGAGAGCAATCTCCCCGAGCCAGACACTACTAAAGAAGTCGCTCAGCCTGTCCCGGGCTGTAAAGATGCCTCTGAAGGACCAAAGCATCCAACCGGACCCTTTTTTCCCGTTCTGAGTAAAGATGAGAGCACGACTCTCCAGTGGCCTTCAGAACTTCTCATATTTACCAAAGCAGAACCATCGGTTTCATACAGCTGTAACCCCCTCTATTTTGATTTCAAGCTTTCTCGTAACAAAGATGCTAAAGGTAAAGGGGCAGAGAAATCTAAGGATCCAGGGGGTCTTTGTAAAGAAAACGTTCAGAGCACAGAATCTGGTGAGATAAACAAACCCAAGGAGGCAGAAAGTGCAGCTAACAGTTCTGctctaaaaatggaaaacaaatctCTGTCCACCTGTGGCTCCCAGAACAAGCAGGAGTCCAGTTTGGTGAGCCTTGgtaagggagagggagaggacaGTAGTAAATGCATAACTGGTAAGAGTAAAAGGTctcacaaacacaaaaagaaaaagaagcacaaaaAGTCCAGCAAACACAAACGTAAACACAAGGAGGAAGCTGATGAGAAGGGCCGAAAAACTGACCTGGGGGAAGAGAAACCCAAGAAACGGAAAAGACACAGACACAAAAAGGGCAAATCCTGTCTTTCTACTGAATCGGAACGAGCACTAAAAACTGAATTGTCTGAAGATTGTAgccatttccagaagaaaaagcgGTGCTCTCAGGAGTCCCAGAGGAAGTCTCTGTCTGCTGAAGAGGGAAGTAGCGGTAAAAAAGAGGATGGTGGTATCCTCTGCCAAGAGCATGGCAGCAAAAAACACAAGGCTGACCTGCAGCAGTTGCCTGCTCTGAGGAGACGGTGTTCggccccttccctgggcaggatCAGCCGCAGGAGCCGGCAGAGCAGCGGGGACTACGACAGCGACGAGGGCTCTCACAGGAAGCACTGCCGGCAGAAATCCCCCTCGCAGTACAGCGACGACTACGACTCTGGCAGCGACCACTCCAGGAGCCGCTCCAGGTCGGGGCGCAGACACTCCTCTCCCCGCTCCTATTCCAGCAGCTCCGATGCCTCCTCGGACCACAGCCGGTACAGCCGCCGCAGAAGTTACTCGGACGACAGCTACAGCGATTACAGTGACCGCTCAAGGTGCCATTCAAAGCGGTCCCACGACTCGGAGGATGACTCCGACTACAACAGCTCCAACCACAGATCGAAGCGGCACAAGTACTCGTCTTCTGAAGATGACTACAGCTCGAGCAGGAGCAGGTCAAGGAGTCGAAGCAGGAGCCGAACTCACCCTCGAGGCAGGTCACGATCAAGGAGCCGGGGCAGAACacgcagcagcagctgcagccgcAGTCGAAGCAAGAGGAGAAGCCGAAGCGTGACGGGGCGCAGCTGGAAGCGGAGCCGCAGCTACAGCAGGGACCGCAGCCGCAGCACGAGGAGCCACTCCCAGAGATCTCTCTCACGAAAGGGCTCTCGAGGCCACGAGAGCCCTGAAGAGAGGAGATCTGGGAGAAGAGACTTTATCAGGTCCAAAATCTATCGCTCACAATCTCCTCACTATTTCCGCACAGGCCGAAGTGAAGGATCATTGCTGAAGAAAGAGGATGGCAGAGGAGAGGATCTGAAAGGATCTGGCTCGCTCtcccaaaacagcagcagctctggcacagggAGGGTCTCAGAAGGTGACTGCAGTCCAGAGGAGAGAAACTCCGTCACTGCAAAACTTCTCTTGGAAAAGATTCAATCCAGGAAGGTTGAGAAGAAGCCCTGCGTTCCTGAAGAGATGCTGGCAGGGGCAAACAAGGTGGGCATAAAACTCAAAGATCCTCCCCAGGGCTACTTTGGCCCAAAACTTCCTCCTTCCTTAGGCAACAAACCGGTTCTCCCCTTAATTGGGAAACTGCCAACCGTTCGAAAACCAAACGCCAAAAGATACGAAGAGTCTGGCTTGGAGAGGGGTGAGGATCAAGAGCTGTCGGATTCTGAGGATGTTTCCCAAGGCATTGAGGAGGCTCAGTTGGGCGGCCAGTCCCTCCTGGAGGAGGTGGTGATGGTAATTCAGGACAAACCTCTGGATGAGCAGAAACGTGATGAACCTGCCGTGGAAATGCCGTCCATTCCCCTCGAAGCGCCAGCGCTCCCCGAGTGCTTTGGCTCTGGGGATCTGGTCATGCCGCACAACTTCCTCTCAGATCCGAGCGATGGCGATGGGCTAGAACCTATCGACGGGGGCAACCAGCCGGTCCCAGTGGAAACCAGTATGATGCCCTTGGTTCCAGATGTTGAACACTTTCCTGGCTACGTGCCTCAGAGTGGGGAGCCGAGCATCGAAGGGGATCGGGAAGGAGGCGAAGATTCCTCTCTGGCACCGCTCGAGAGCCAGCCGATCACTTTTACACctgaagaaatggagaaatacAGCAAGCTGCAGCAAGCTGCTCAGCAGCACATTCAGCAGCAACTTCTGGCAAAGCAGGTCAAGGCCTTCCCTGCCTCGGCGGCCCTGGCGCCGGCAGcgcctgccctgcagcccatcCACATTCAGCAGCCGGCGGCAGCCTCGGCCACGTCCATCACCACGGTGCAGCACGCCATCCTGCAGCACcacgctgccgccgccgctgccgccatcggcatccaccctcacccccacccccagcctctcGCTCAGGTTCATCATATACCCCAGCCCCACTTGACGCCTATTTCATTATCCCACTTGACCCACTCGATTATTCCAGGGCACCCCGCTACGTTTCTAGCCAGCCACCCCATCCACATCATTCCGGCGTCAGCTATCCATCCAGGCCCCTTCACTTTTCATCCGGTTCCTCACGCTCTTTACCCAACCCTTCTTGCCCCGAGacccgctgctgctgcagctgccacagcGTTACATCTTCACCCTTTGCTGCACCCTATTTTCTCAGGACAGGACTTGCAGCACCCACCCAGTCATGGCACATGA